TCTTCCCGCGCTCCTGAAGGATGCGCAGACTGCGCTCCGGTGAACCCCATTCAAGAATCTCGATGGTGACGTGACGGACGCCCCAGCGATCCACTTGGGCGTCGCTGGTCTTGTAAAGGTCGATCGTGCCTGTGCCCACGAGGGCGCTGCCGTAGTCGTCGACAATGTATTCGCGGCCGGTCTCGACGATGCGGAAGCGAGTGCCGACCGGATAGCGGGACCAATCCGCGGCCGCGCTGGTGATGGCGCCGGTCTTCAGCGGAGTGCCAAGGGCGTTCTTCGCGCCGTAGTTGCCATTATCGGCGATACTCGCGGAGTAGGCGGTCGTTTTCACCCCTTCGATGCGGGGACCGGAAAACGTGCGGGAAGTGGAGGCGGAAACCGGACGCGAAAGCAGACCGGCAAAGGTTGCGAGGATAAAAACAGTAATGGAAGCGGCCAGCGCTTTTCGTTGGATCATGCGTATTATCAGTGAGTTCCCGAATTTCGGGAGCGGCGACGTTACGCGGCAACCTCTCGAGCGCAACCCCTTTTTATCAGCCTCGGCAGTCGACACCCGCCCGCGGAGGCCCATTTTCTGGGTAAAAGCGCGCCGCGCCAGTGGTGAAAAAAATTCTCAAAAAATTGACGAACAGCGTTCCGGCAACTACCTCGGAGCAATGAAACTCTGGGAAATCCGGTCCATCGTCCTTGCGGCGGCATTCTTCGCAACCGGACTACCGCTCGAGGCGAAAGGCACCTCGCAGGAAACGTCCGCGGCCATGCAGACCCTCGCGAATTTCCCCGCCCTCCAGCGCCTGGGCGCGAAATCGAAGCCCACCGCGCTTCGGACCTGGCTGCGCAAGGTCG
This genomic window from Chthoniobacterales bacterium contains:
- a CDS encoding 3D domain-containing protein, with product MIQRKALAASITVFILATFAGLLSRPVSASTSRTFSGPRIEGVKTTAYSASIADNGNYGAKNALGTPLKTGAITSAAADWSRYPVGTRFRIVETGREYIVDDYGSALVGTGTIDLYKTSDAQVDRWGVRHVTIEILEWGSPERSLRILQERGKMRHIRSMVASLVAQESA